In Phaseolus vulgaris cultivar G19833 chromosome 10, P. vulgaris v2.0, whole genome shotgun sequence, a single genomic region encodes these proteins:
- the LOC137819333 gene encoding uncharacterized protein, protein MAKPEKPKSGCFPGLLRLLLCAGNATSPPVHPTDHFTESEESENSHSTKETAVVNDGSTPGVVARLMGLDSLPNSKWAIKGGTPDSVPRSRSVNFVDYLLEFDANHAIHRRVKTSASFREVPSLVQNQNGSNLFVLCMDGDKDQEVRHEFRKLETGLGEVRKGKRQGSKNKESVSVKKERNVGKNRKISKLKNEPRRVPSSKHGSKGRNHDGKPLSSVSSGSSKCSSCSNRQNDDGSRSRSNTYLPNKHKKGLVETKDKKNMRNQKLLMKVESECSMENHSPVSVVDSNDYPLLYGTDFLDGRSMVASKSKWESPSLLLSLDDDVEDSASTNKDYTFIDVNKEAEYFSEMMLQLRNLTEQDVRDSDCTLKHIRESECFRDICLVFEHKIFDHLLYEVVNEVFELHC, encoded by the exons ATGGCTAAGCCAGAAAAACCAAAATCTGGGTGTTTCCCTGGCTTACTACGTCTGCTTCTATGTGCTGGAAATGCAACTAGTCCTCCAGTGCACCCCACTGATCATTTCACAGAATCAGAGGAATCAGAAAATTCACATTCCACCAAAGAAACCGCGGTGGTCAATGATGGTTCTACTCCTGGAGTGGTGGCAAGGCTAATGGGGTTGGATTCACTTCCAAACTCCAAATGGGCAATCAAAGGAGGGACCCCAGATTCTGTTCCTAGAAGCAGGTCAGTGAACTTTGTGGATTACTTGCTTGAGTTTGATGCAAACCATGCCATCCATAGGAGAGTGAAGACCTCGGCCTCGTTCAGAGAGGTTCCTAGTTTGGTTCAGAACCAAAATGGTAGCAACCTCTTTGTGCTTTGCATGGATGGTGACAAAGACCAAGAGGTTAGACATGAGTTTAGGAAATTGGAAACGGGTTTGGGAGAGGTGAGGAAGGGGAAGAGGCAGGGGAGTAAGAACAAGGAGAGTGTGAGTGTGAAAAAAGAGAGGAATGTAGGGAAGAACAGGAAAATTTCCAAGCTGAAGAATGAACCAAGGAGAGTCCCTTCTTCTAAGCATGGTTCAAAGGGTCGAAATCATGATGGTAAACCTTTATCTTCTGTGTCCTCAGGTTCCTCTAAGTGTAGTTCTTGTAGTAATAGACAAAATGATGATGGTTCAAGATCAAGGTCAAACACTTATTTGCCAAATAAGCACAAAAAGGGGCTTGTTGAAACAAAAGACAAGAAGAACATGAGAAACCAGAAGTTACTGATGAAGGTAGAAAGTGAATGCAGCATGGAAAATCACAGTCCAGTTTCAGTTGTAGATAGCAATGATTATCCCTTACTTTATGGAACAGATTTTCTAG ATGGTAGAAGCATGGTGGCTTCAAAGTCAAAGTGGGAATCTCCATCACTATTGTTGTCCTTGGATGATGATGTTGAAGACAGTGCAAGTACTAATAAAGATTATACTTTCATAGATGTCAACAAGGAAGCAGAGTATTTCTCAGAAATGATGTTGCAGCTTCGTAATTTGACAGAACAGGATGTAAGAGACTCAGATTGTACCTTAAAACATATACGTGAGAGTGAATGTTTTAGGGACATTTGTTTGGTGTTTGAGCATAAAATTTTCGACCATTTATTATATGAGGTCGTCAATGAAGTTTTTGAACTTCATTGTTGA